CCGCAGTTCTTGTTCCATTCTTTCGCTGAGCCACTGTTTGATCATGCTCTGGTAGTTCAGGTAACGCGACCGCGCCAGCCGTTTGATTCTCGCCAACATCCGCGGGTCGATTCGTAAAGTAATCGTGACCGACTCCGAAGACTCAGCCGAAGTGGCGGTGGATGATTCCATCAGTCGCAGATCCGGGCGGTTCTCAGC
This is a stretch of genomic DNA from Candidatus Angelobacter sp.. It encodes these proteins:
- a CDS encoding CopG family antitoxin, which produces AENRPDLRLMESSTATSAESSESVTITLRIDPRMLARIKRLARSRYLNYQSMIKQWLSERMEQELRER